DNA sequence from the Candidatus Methylomirabilota bacterium genome:
GCGTACTGGTGGGTCCTCGTCCTGCTCGCCATGGCGGGCCTCCTCTCCTGGCAGCTCATCACCCGGTCGGACGCCGGTCGCCTGGCGGTCGACCGCTGGCTGCTCACGCTGCCGGCCGTCGGGAATCTCCTTCGCAAGATCGAGGTCGGACGCTTCGCGCGGACCCTGGGCACGCTGCTCCACGCCGGCGTGCCGCTCCTGACCGCCCTCGGTGTCGCCCGGGAGGTGGCCGGCAATCGCGTGATCGCCCTGGCCCTGGGAACGGTCCAGGAGGGGGCCAAGCGCGGCGACGGGCTCGCCCGGCCGATGGCCGAGACCGAGACCTTTCCCCCGCTCGCCATCCACATGGTCCGGGTCGGCGAGGAGACGGGACGTCTGGAGGACATGCTGGGCCGAGTCGCCACGGCCTACGAGACGGAGATCCGCGTGGCCGTCCGTCGGTTCATCGCGCTCCTGGAACCGATCATCATCCTGGCCCTCGGCCTGGTGGTGCTGGGCATCGTCCTCTCGATCCTCCTGGCCATCCTGAGCATCAACGAGCTGCCCCTCTAACCGTCGGAGTGTCATGATCAGGCAAGATCGGATCGAGTCGCACCTCCCCGTGGCCTCCCGTTTCCGCCGGGACCAGCGAGGCTTCACGCTCATCGAGCTTCTGGTGGTCGTGATCATCCTCGGGCTCCTGGCCGCCCTGGTGGGACCCCGCTTCTTCGGCCGCGTCGGGCAGTCCAAACAGGCCGCGGCGCGTGTCCAGATCGAGCTCCTCGGGACCGCGCTCGACCAGTTCAGGCTGGACACCAGCCGCTATCCGACGACCCAGGAGGGCCTCCAGGCACTCCAGGCCAACCCGGGAAACATCAACGGCTGGGAGGGTCCCTACCTCAAGAAGGATGTCCCCCGGGATCCGTGGGGGAACCCCTACCAGTACAAGAGTCCCGGAGAGCGCGGCGACTACGATCTCTTCTCCTATGGCGCCGACGGCCAGCCGGGGGGCGAGGGGGAGAACGCCGACGTCACGAGCTGGGGCAGCGAGAGCAAGCAGAAGTGAGCCGGCGACCGCGTGGGCCAGGCGGCCAGTCGGCGGGCTTCACGCTGATCGAGATCGCGGTCGTGCTCGCGATCCTCTCGGTGGCGGCTGCCCTCGTGCTCCCCGCGGTGGGCCGCGGGAAAGAATCGCTGCGGCTCCGGAGCGAGGCCGGGCGCGTCGCCGCCTTGCTGCGCGAGGCCCGGCAGCAGGCGGTGACGCACCGGCGAGCGACCCGCGTCACCCTCGACCGGGCTCGGAACACCGTGGTGCTCACGGCGGGCGACCCCGATCATCCCCTCCGCCAGCTCGAGATGGCCTCCGGACTCCGCATCAGCGTGCGAACGGGCGGCGAGGTGCTGACCTTCTCCTCCCGCGGCATCACCCGCGAGACTCGCTGGCTCGTCGAAGGATCGAGCGGACGGCGACTGGCGGTGGACGTGGACGCGGTGACCGGCCGGGTCACGGTGGGCCCGGAGACCCGCTCGTGACGGCGCGGCCCGATACCCGTCGCCGCGGGTCGTCCTCGGTCGTCGGCGGGCCTCAACGTATGCGGCATACGCCTCGGCCCGCCTCCTCGGGTTGGCGCGCCTCGGACGGCGGGGCCCCAGCCCCGCGACGTCCTGCGGCGCGCCCCTCGGACCTGCGGCCTACCGCGGCTCGGGTCTCGGCCCGCGAGTCGAGTCGAGCGGGGGGGTTCACCCTCATAGAGGTCCTGGTGGCGCTCATCGTCCTGTCGGTCGCCGTGGTCGCCGTCCTCCAGCTCTTCGGGGGCGGCCTCCGACTGGCCCGCGTCTCGGGCGACCACGTCGCCGCGACCCTCCTGGCGAGCGCGAAGCTCTCGGAGCTCGCGCCGGGCCCCCTCGAGGAGGGGACGATCGAGGGCGCCGAGGGACTCTACCAGTGGACCCGCCGGGTGGCCTTCGAGCCGGCCCTCCTGCCCGTCCAGCCCGGCCCCGGCGACCGCCGGACCGTCCGCCTGGCCCGGATCAGCGTCGAGGTGCGCTGGGGGAAGAGCCGCCGGGTTGAGCTGGTGACCCTGCGCGCCTGGAGCCTCACGTCGTGAAGGCCAGGGCCCCCCGCTGTCCCGGGACCGCGCCGGGGATGACCCTTCTGGAAGTCCTCCTCGCCTTCTCCATCTTCGCCGTCATCGTGGTCGTCATGCTGGCGGGCCTCCGGGTCGGCGTGCGAGCGTGGGAAGCAGGAGAGCGCCGGGCCGCCGTGCAGCAGGAGATGCGCGCCGTGATCGAGCTCCTGACCGAAGCGCTGTCCACTGCCTACCCGTACCGGGGGCGGCTCGGAGGCGGCCTCGAGCGCGTGGTGCTCTTCGTGGGCGAGGCCGCCGAGGTCCGCTTCGTCACCACCGCGCCGCCGCTGGCGCTGGATGCACCCGCCGTCCCGTTTCATGCGGTGACGCTCCGGCACACCGCGGAGAACGAGCTTCGCATCGTCGAGCGCCTGGTGCCCGCCGAGGAGCCGTTCGGCGACAGCCCGCACACCGTTCTCTCTCGCTCCGTCACGGGCTTCCGGCTGCAGTACCGCGACGACCAGGGGCTCTGGCAGGACAAGTGGAGCGGCCAGACGACTGCGGCGCTGCCGTCGGCGGTTCGCGTGGAGCTCACCCTGCGCGAGCGGGGTCGAGCCGAGAAGACTGCCACCTTCCTGGTGCCGATCGCGCTGGGGAAGGTCGCGGCCTGATGAACCGGCCCGGGCCGATGCCCGTCGCATCCCGTCGTCCTCGGTCGTCGGCGGGCCTCAACGTATGCGGCATACGCCTCGGCCCGCCTCCTCCCTGCGTCCTGGGGCTGCTCGGGCCTCGGCCCGGTTCCATCGCCGGATCAGATCACGCCGCTGATCCGAAGGTGACCCTGATGGGCCGGCCCGGCCTCCCGGCTCTAGGGGACGAGCGTGGCCTGGCGCTGATCATCGTGCTGCTCGTGCTGTCGCTGCTCCTGTCGGTCGTGGGCGAGTTCGCCCTGGCCATGCGGCTCGAAGGCACGACCACGGCGAACTTCCAGGCCTCCGTCACGGCGACGTACCTCGCCGAAGCCGGCTACCAGCGGGCCGTGGCCGAGATCCTTCCCGAAGCCATCGCCCACCATCTGGACGAAACCCGGCTCCTCGTCTTCCGCCGCACCCGGATCGAGACCCCGGTAGCGCCCAGCCGACGGGACATCGCGCTGGGTGCTGGGCGATTTTCCTACCGGATCAGCGACGAGGAGGCCCGGCTGAATCTGAACCGCGCCTCTCCGGACATCCTCCATCGCCTCTTGACCGAGCTGGGCGTCGAGCGGCAGATCCGCGACGTGATCGTCGACTCCATCCTCGACTGGCGGGATCCGAACGAGGAGCACCGGCTCAACGGCGCCGAGAGCGAGTACTACCTGGCGCTTCCCGTGCCTTACCGGTCGAAGAACGCCGACTTCGACACGGTGGACGAGCTGCTCCAGGTACGGGGGGTGACGCCGGAGATCTTCTATGGGCGACCCGAATCACCGGGCCTGCGG
Encoded proteins:
- a CDS encoding type II secretion system F family protein, which encodes AYWWVLVLLAMAGLLSWQLITRSDAGRLAVDRWLLTLPAVGNLLRKIEVGRFARTLGTLLHAGVPLLTALGVAREVAGNRVIALALGTVQEGAKRGDGLARPMAETETFPPLAIHMVRVGEETGRLEDMLGRVATAYETEIRVAVRRFIALLEPIIILALGLVVLGIVLSILLAILSINELPL
- a CDS encoding type II secretion system protein GspJ; protein product: MTLLEVLLAFSIFAVIVVVMLAGLRVGVRAWEAGERRAAVQQEMRAVIELLTEALSTAYPYRGRLGGGLERVVLFVGEAAEVRFVTTAPPLALDAPAVPFHAVTLRHTAENELRIVERLVPAEEPFGDSPHTVLSRSVTGFRLQYRDDQGLWQDKWSGQTTAALPSAVRVELTLRERGRAEKTATFLVPIALGKVAA
- a CDS encoding prepilin-type N-terminal cleavage/methylation domain-containing protein, giving the protein MRHTPRPASSGWRASDGGAPAPRRPAARPSDLRPTAARVSARESSRAGGFTLIEVLVALIVLSVAVVAVLQLFGGGLRLARVSGDHVAATLLASAKLSELAPGPLEEGTIEGAEGLYQWTRRVAFEPALLPVQPGPGDRRTVRLARISVEVRWGKSRRVELVTLRAWSLTS
- a CDS encoding GspH/FimT family pseudopilin, which gives rise to MSRRPRGPGGQSAGFTLIEIAVVLAILSVAAALVLPAVGRGKESLRLRSEAGRVAALLREARQQAVTHRRATRVTLDRARNTVVLTAGDPDHPLRQLEMASGLRISVRTGGEVLTFSSRGITRETRWLVEGSSGRRLAVDVDAVTGRVTVGPETRS
- the gspG gene encoding type II secretion system major pseudopilin GspG — translated: MIRQDRIESHLPVASRFRRDQRGFTLIELLVVVIILGLLAALVGPRFFGRVGQSKQAAARVQIELLGTALDQFRLDTSRYPTTQEGLQALQANPGNINGWEGPYLKKDVPRDPWGNPYQYKSPGERGDYDLFSYGADGQPGGEGENADVTSWGSESKQK